One stretch of Caldinitratiruptor microaerophilus DNA includes these proteins:
- a CDS encoding branched-chain amino acid ABC transporter permease: MAKRKLLAVLLAVAALAVVPLVITQPYYLHTAIMVLYFAYLSSSWNIVGGFAGQLSLGHSAYLAIGAYTSTLLFINTGLTPWIGMVIGGLLAAAVAVVVGLPTFRLRGAYYALATVAFSEGFRVILESTSHIGSWETGAAEGLQVPLRGEAPAVMQFLDKTPYYYLILALLVLVVFVSWWIDRSKLGYYLTALREDEEAAQALGVNTAMAKLKAAAISAFFTALGGTFYAQLIRFLEPPAIAGPDLSAQMVLLTIVGGRGTVFGPVVGGILLSMLGEFTRAKLGGSLLGVHLILYGVGVMIAILYKPQGLIQPLGAWWARLTESRSGKLAGVRG; the protein is encoded by the coding sequence TTGGCCAAGCGCAAGCTTCTGGCCGTACTGCTGGCGGTGGCAGCTCTGGCGGTGGTGCCGCTGGTCATCACCCAGCCTTATTACCTGCACACGGCCATCATGGTGCTGTACTTTGCCTACCTGAGTTCCTCCTGGAACATCGTAGGGGGATTCGCCGGCCAGCTTTCCCTCGGCCACTCGGCCTACCTGGCTATCGGGGCGTACACGTCCACCTTGCTCTTCATCAACACCGGGCTCACGCCATGGATAGGCATGGTGATCGGTGGCTTGCTGGCGGCCGCGGTGGCGGTGGTGGTTGGCCTGCCGACTTTCCGGCTGAGGGGTGCCTACTATGCCCTTGCCACCGTCGCCTTCTCCGAGGGCTTCCGAGTCATCCTTGAGAGCACCAGTCACATCGGCTCGTGGGAGACCGGTGCCGCCGAAGGCTTGCAGGTACCGCTCAGGGGCGAGGCGCCCGCTGTGATGCAGTTCCTGGACAAGACGCCTTATTACTACTTGATTCTGGCCCTGCTGGTGCTGGTCGTGTTCGTCTCCTGGTGGATTGACCGCAGCAAGCTCGGGTATTACCTCACGGCGCTGCGGGAGGACGAGGAGGCAGCCCAGGCCCTGGGTGTCAACACGGCCATGGCCAAGCTCAAAGCTGCCGCCATCAGTGCGTTCTTCACCGCGCTCGGCGGCACCTTCTACGCCCAGCTCATCCGCTTCCTGGAGCCGCCAGCCATTGCCGGCCCCGATCTCTCGGCGCAGATGGTGCTGCTCACCATCGTCGGCGGCCGGGGCACCGTGTTCGGGCCTGTCGTAGGCGGCATCCTGCTTTCCATGCTCGGCGAGTTCACCCGCGCCAAGCTCGGCGGTTCGCTGCTAGGGGTGCACCTCATCCTGTACGGCGTCGGCGTGATGATCGCCATCCTGTACAAGCCGCAAGGGTTGATCCAGCCGCTGGGCGCCTGGTGGGCCCGACTGACCGAGTCGAGGTCAGGCAAGCTGGCCGGCGTACGGGGGTGA
- a CDS encoding ABC transporter ATP-binding protein — translation MALLEVRNLVKRFGGLVATNDVSLTVEKGSITGVIGPNGAGKTTLFALISGFHTPTSGDILFEGRSIVGLKPYDLCRLGITRTFQVVKPFAGKSVLYNAMVGAFVRTNSTAEAERIALDVLRLTGLYEKRDVPAKSLTIVDRKRLEVAKALATRPKLLLLDEVLAGLTPREVTEAVELVRTIRAQGVTILMIEHVMQAVMALCERVHVIHHGEKIAEGTPAEVTRDEKVIQAYLGEKYAAAGSQ, via the coding sequence ATGGCCCTGCTGGAAGTTCGTAACCTGGTCAAGCGCTTCGGCGGCCTGGTGGCCACCAACGACGTCTCCTTGACTGTCGAGAAGGGCTCCATCACCGGCGTGATCGGCCCCAACGGTGCCGGCAAGACGACGCTGTTCGCCCTGATCTCAGGCTTTCACACCCCCACCAGCGGCGACATCCTGTTCGAAGGCAGGAGCATTGTTGGCCTGAAGCCATACGACCTCTGCAGGCTCGGCATCACCCGCACCTTCCAGGTCGTGAAGCCCTTTGCCGGCAAGTCGGTCCTGTACAACGCCATGGTGGGGGCCTTTGTGCGCACGAACAGCACAGCCGAGGCGGAGCGGATCGCCTTGGACGTGCTCAGGCTCACGGGTCTCTACGAGAAGAGGGACGTGCCGGCCAAGTCGCTGACCATCGTGGATCGCAAGCGCCTGGAAGTCGCGAAGGCGCTGGCCACCCGGCCCAAATTGCTGCTGCTCGATGAGGTGCTGGCCGGCCTGACGCCCAGGGAAGTGACAGAAGCGGTCGAGCTCGTCCGGACGATCCGAGCGCAAGGCGTGACCATCCTGATGATCGAGCACGTGATGCAGGCGGTCATGGCGCTCTGCGAGCGCGTCCACGTCATCCACCACGGCGAGAAGATCGCCGAGGGTACGCCGGCCGAGGTCACTCGCGACGAGAAGGTCATCCAGGCGTATTTGGGGGAGAAGTATGCCGCTGCTGGAAGTCAGTAA
- a CDS encoding ABC transporter ATP-binding protein: MLEVSNLEVRYGDVSALRGISLRVEEGEIVSIVGANGAGKTTLINTLSGLLKPSGGSIRFLGQDITDTEPHDRVPMGIVQVPEGRRLFPLMTVMENLLLGSHAPSARAKREETLGWVFKLLPRLEERKGQIARTLSGGEQQMVAIGRALMSQPKLLMLDEPSLGLAPAIVEQIFDLIRQISREGVTVLLVEQNVHHSLELSHRGYVLEHGSIVLEGTGRELLGNDHVRKAYLGM; encoded by the coding sequence CTGCTGGAAGTCAGTAACCTCGAAGTCCGGTACGGGGACGTCTCTGCCCTTCGGGGCATTTCCTTGCGTGTGGAGGAAGGGGAGATCGTCTCCATCGTCGGCGCCAACGGCGCCGGCAAGACCACCCTGATCAATACCCTTTCCGGTTTGCTCAAGCCGAGCGGGGGCAGCATCCGCTTCCTGGGACAGGACATCACCGACACGGAGCCCCACGACCGGGTGCCGATGGGTATCGTGCAGGTGCCGGAAGGGCGGCGGCTCTTCCCCTTGATGACGGTGATGGAGAACCTCCTGCTCGGCTCCCACGCGCCATCCGCCCGGGCGAAGCGGGAGGAGACGTTGGGGTGGGTGTTCAAGCTGCTGCCCCGGCTGGAGGAGCGCAAGGGTCAGATCGCCCGAACGCTCTCCGGCGGGGAGCAGCAGATGGTGGCCATCGGCCGGGCGCTGATGAGCCAGCCGAAGCTGCTCATGCTGGACGAGCCCTCTCTGGGCCTGGCTCCCGCCATCGTCGAGCAGATCTTCGACCTCATCCGGCAGATCAGCCGCGAAGGTGTAACGGTGCTCCTGGTAGAGCAGAACGTACACCATTCGTTAGAGCTGTCGCACCGCGGGTACGTCCTGGAGCACGGTTCCATCGTTTTGGAGGGTACAGGCCGCGAATTGCTGGGCAACGACCACGTACGCAAGGCGTACCTCGGAATGTAG
- a CDS encoding aldehyde ferredoxin oxidoreductase C-terminal domain-containing protein codes for MLRVNMTDRSYRIEPLPEAWRLLGGRAITSRIVATEVDPLCDPLGPNNKLVLAPGLLSGTTLSSSSRISAGAKSPLTGGIKESNGGGQSGLKLAQLGYRAVIIEGQPREAGWWLLVIGPESVRFERADDLAGLGQYETARRLFERFGRKVGLSVIGPAGEMKMNIAGIGNTDPEGRPGRMCARGGLGAVMGSKGLKAIVYEDVGWNPPRSLDEAVWKAASKAYVQELRTQPATAERYPKLGTLGVLELVNKVGGLPVHNFRWGQDERALEIGGIRVREIILERGGQTTHSCMTGCIIQCSNVFVDKEGQEIASSMEFETHGLLGSNLEIFDVDWIARFTRECNDLGVDTIETGGAMGVAMEAGVIRWGDAEGVMRLMGEIRAGTVLGRVLGAGAGIAGKVLGVQRVPVVKNQTISAYDPRAVKGNGVTYATSPMGADHTCGNTIALPIDHLDPSDKVAVSREMQIVATALDVLGFCNFARGVMSATPQTFADLFNARMGTNFTPEEIRRYAVDVIKQEIEFNRRAGLGPETDRLPEWLRTEPLPPHGAVFDVPEAELDRIWEGY; via the coding sequence GTGTTACGGGTCAACATGACGGACCGGAGCTACCGCATCGAGCCGCTGCCGGAGGCGTGGCGCCTCCTGGGCGGCCGTGCGATCACGAGCCGCATCGTCGCGACGGAAGTGGACCCGCTCTGCGACCCCCTCGGCCCGAACAACAAGCTGGTGCTGGCGCCCGGCCTCCTTTCCGGGACCACCCTCAGCAGTTCCAGCCGCATCTCCGCGGGGGCCAAGAGCCCGCTCACCGGGGGGATCAAGGAGTCGAACGGCGGTGGCCAGAGCGGGCTGAAGCTGGCCCAGCTCGGCTACCGCGCGGTGATCATCGAGGGTCAACCGCGCGAGGCGGGCTGGTGGCTCCTGGTGATCGGGCCGGAGTCGGTCCGGTTCGAGCGCGCGGACGACCTGGCCGGGCTCGGGCAGTACGAGACGGCGCGGCGGCTCTTCGAGCGGTTCGGCCGCAAGGTGGGGCTCTCGGTCATCGGGCCGGCGGGCGAGATGAAGATGAACATCGCCGGGATCGGCAACACCGACCCGGAGGGCCGGCCCGGCCGGATGTGCGCGCGGGGCGGCCTCGGCGCCGTGATGGGGTCGAAGGGGCTCAAGGCGATCGTCTACGAGGACGTGGGGTGGAACCCGCCGAGGAGCCTGGACGAGGCCGTCTGGAAGGCGGCCAGCAAGGCGTACGTCCAGGAACTGCGCACGCAGCCCGCCACGGCCGAGCGGTACCCCAAGCTCGGCACCCTGGGCGTGCTGGAGCTGGTGAACAAGGTCGGCGGGCTGCCGGTCCACAACTTCCGCTGGGGGCAGGACGAGCGGGCGCTGGAGATCGGCGGGATCCGGGTGCGGGAGATCATCCTGGAGCGGGGCGGCCAGACCACGCACTCGTGCATGACCGGCTGCATCATCCAGTGCTCGAACGTGTTCGTCGACAAGGAGGGCCAGGAGATCGCCTCCTCGATGGAGTTCGAGACCCACGGCCTCCTGGGCTCCAACCTGGAGATCTTCGACGTCGACTGGATCGCCCGCTTCACCCGCGAGTGCAACGACCTCGGGGTGGACACCATCGAGACCGGAGGCGCCATGGGCGTGGCGATGGAAGCGGGTGTCATCCGGTGGGGCGACGCGGAGGGCGTGATGCGCCTGATGGGGGAGATCCGGGCGGGCACCGTGCTCGGCCGGGTGCTGGGAGCGGGTGCCGGCATCGCCGGCAAGGTCCTGGGCGTGCAGCGGGTGCCGGTCGTGAAGAACCAGACGATCTCCGCGTACGACCCCCGGGCCGTGAAGGGCAACGGCGTGACCTACGCGACGAGCCCCATGGGGGCCGACCACACGTGCGGGAACACCATCGCCCTTCCCATCGACCACCTCGACCCCTCCGACAAGGTGGCCGTGTCCCGGGAGATGCAGATCGTCGCCACGGCGCTGGACGTGCTGGGCTTCTGCAACTTCGCCCGGGGCGTCATGAGTGCGACCCCGCAGACCTTCGCCGACCTGTTCAACGCCCGGATGGGGACGAACTTCACGCCGGAAGAGATCCGGCGCTACGCCGTGGACGTGATAAAGCAAGAGATCGAGTTCAACCGCCGGGCGGGGCTCGGTCCGGAGACGGACCGGCTGCCGGAGTGGCTGCGCACGGAGCCGCTGCCGCCGCACGGCGCGGTGTTCGACGTGCCGGAGGCGGAGCTCGATCGCATCTGGGAGGGGTACTGA
- the phoU gene encoding phosphate signaling complex protein PhoU, producing MTRQSFHQELADLRRDLARMGTRVEEAIAGALRSLIQRDTALAQQVIDGDDAIDAMELEIEERCLTLVALQQPMASDLRVIGATLKAITDLERLADHAVDIARITIRLGDQPFIKPLIDIPRMGEIAQGMVRDALTAYIRQDADLAYDMIKRDHELDHLYRQIFDELVPIMGRDPSTVPQAAQLLFVAMHLERIGDHATNIGEWVIYMVTGERRELNE from the coding sequence ATGACCCGCCAGTCCTTCCATCAGGAACTGGCCGACCTGCGCCGGGACCTGGCCCGCATGGGCACCCGGGTGGAGGAGGCCATCGCAGGCGCCCTGCGTAGCCTCATCCAGCGGGATACGGCCCTCGCGCAGCAGGTCATCGACGGCGACGACGCCATCGACGCCATGGAGCTTGAGATCGAGGAGCGCTGCCTCACCCTGGTGGCGCTGCAGCAGCCCATGGCCAGCGACCTCCGGGTGATCGGCGCCACGCTGAAGGCGATCACCGACCTCGAGCGGCTCGCCGACCACGCCGTGGACATCGCGAGGATCACGATCCGGCTCGGCGATCAGCCCTTCATCAAGCCGCTGATCGACATCCCGCGCATGGGCGAGATCGCCCAGGGGATGGTCCGGGACGCGCTCACGGCCTACATCCGGCAGGACGCCGACCTGGCCTACGACATGATCAAGCGCGACCACGAGCTGGACCACCTCTACCGGCAGATCTTCGACGAGCTGGTCCCCATCATGGGGCGCGATCCGTCCACCGTGCCGCAGGCGGCCCAGCTTCTCTTCGTGGCCATGCACCTGGAGCGCATCGGCGACCACGCCACGAACATCGGCGAGTGGGTCATCTACATGGTGACGGGGGAGCGCCGCGAGCTGAACGAGTGA
- the pstB gene encoding phosphate ABC transporter ATP-binding protein PstB, with protein sequence MSEPLAAAPARTAFSVQDLHVYYGNFHALKGITLDIPARSVTALIGPSGCGKSTFLRTLNRMNDLVSGFRMTGKVLLDGVDVYGPDLDVIDLRTRVGMVFQRPNPFPMSIFDNVAYGPRLHGIKSRSRLMEIVERSLTAAALWDEVRDRLHHSALGLSGGQQQRLCIARALAVEPEVLLMDEPASALDPAATARIEDLIHSLKERYTIVIVTHNMQQAARVSDQTAFFLSGELVECGPTRTLFTRPRDRRTEDYVTGRFG encoded by the coding sequence TTGTCCGAGCCGCTTGCCGCCGCCCCGGCGCGCACCGCGTTCTCGGTGCAGGACCTTCACGTCTACTACGGAAACTTCCACGCGCTGAAGGGCATCACGCTGGACATCCCGGCCCGGTCGGTCACGGCGCTGATCGGCCCGTCCGGCTGCGGCAAGTCCACCTTCCTGCGCACGCTCAACCGGATGAACGATCTGGTGAGCGGGTTCCGCATGACCGGGAAGGTCCTGCTCGACGGGGTCGACGTCTACGGGCCGGACCTCGACGTCATCGACCTGCGCACCCGGGTCGGCATGGTCTTCCAGCGCCCGAACCCGTTCCCGATGTCGATCTTCGACAACGTGGCCTACGGCCCGCGGCTCCACGGGATCAAGAGCCGCAGCCGGCTCATGGAGATCGTCGAGCGCAGCCTGACGGCCGCCGCCCTGTGGGACGAGGTGCGCGACCGGCTGCACCACTCGGCCCTGGGCCTCAGCGGCGGCCAGCAGCAGCGCCTGTGCATCGCCCGGGCGCTGGCCGTCGAGCCGGAGGTGCTCCTCATGGACGAGCCCGCCTCGGCCCTCGACCCGGCCGCGACGGCCCGCATCGAGGACCTCATCCACTCGCTGAAGGAACGGTACACCATCGTGATCGTCACCCATAACATGCAGCAAGCCGCCCGGGTGTCGGACCAGACGGCCTTCTTCCTCAGCGGGGAGCTGGTCGAGTGCGGACCCACCCGGACGCTCTTCACCCGCCCGCGGGACCGGCGCACCGAGGACTACGTCACGGGGAGGTTCGGGTAA
- the pstA gene encoding phosphate ABC transporter permease PstA, with product MDKRLADRLGTGLLWAAMALILAILAWFLLHILGQGLPHLTPDFLFGLPSQISAGGGVGPFLFNSFYILTLSLVFSVPVGMGAGIWLAEYARPGRFTDLIRLSTEALATVPSIVLGLFGMLIFVQWLGLGFTILGGALALGLLNLPVLVNVTEAAIRSVPDSYREASLALGATRFQTVTRVVLPAALPGLVTGITLVAGRALGETAILVFTAGTTASRFFPDFDPLASGATLAVHLWATGSNPIVPDADRIQAGAAALLVLMVLAFNLAVALPARAWYRRRTGSLPS from the coding sequence GTGGACAAGCGCCTCGCCGACCGCCTCGGCACCGGCCTCCTGTGGGCGGCCATGGCCCTCATCCTCGCCATCCTGGCCTGGTTCCTCCTCCACATCCTCGGCCAGGGGTTGCCGCACCTGACCCCGGATTTCCTCTTCGGGCTCCCCAGCCAGATCTCGGCAGGAGGAGGGGTCGGGCCCTTCCTGTTCAATTCCTTTTATATCCTCACCCTCTCACTTGTCTTCTCCGTGCCCGTCGGCATGGGGGCGGGGATCTGGCTCGCCGAGTACGCCCGGCCGGGCCGGTTCACCGATCTCATCCGCCTGAGCACCGAGGCCCTCGCCACGGTCCCTTCCATCGTGCTCGGCCTCTTCGGCATGCTCATCTTCGTGCAGTGGCTGGGGCTGGGGTTCACCATCCTCGGCGGCGCCCTGGCGCTGGGCCTGCTGAACCTGCCGGTCCTGGTCAACGTGACCGAGGCCGCCATCCGGTCGGTCCCGGACTCCTACCGGGAGGCAAGCCTGGCGCTGGGAGCGACCCGCTTCCAGACCGTGACCCGCGTGGTGCTGCCGGCGGCGCTCCCCGGCCTGGTCACCGGGATCACCCTGGTCGCCGGGCGGGCGCTGGGGGAGACGGCCATCCTCGTGTTCACGGCCGGCACCACCGCCTCCCGGTTCTTCCCCGACTTCGACCCCCTGGCCTCCGGCGCGACCCTGGCCGTGCACCTCTGGGCCACCGGGTCGAACCCCATCGTGCCGGACGCCGACCGCATCCAGGCCGGCGCGGCCGCCCTCCTGGTGCTGATGGTCCTCGCCTTCAACCTGGCCGTCGCCCTGCCGGCCCGGGCCTGGTACCGGCGCCGCACGGGCAGCCTGCCGTCGTAG
- the pstC gene encoding phosphate ABC transporter permease subunit PstC yields MNTHALVGRRPPARAGAAHAWDRLNRALFVFSAAAVALTVFAIILFLGLQGLAAFRSISPLEFFLSTRWQPPEQYGAATFIVGSLAVTALALLVGAPLGLAGAIVLSELAGPRLRAVLRPAVDLFVGIPSVVYGWIGLTIFVPFIRDRLAGGGSGFGLLAAGVILGIMILPTVIGIAEDALRAVPRPLVEGSLALGATRWQTIWRVLVPAARPGILAGIILAMARAIGETMAVQMVIGNSPRLPVSLWTPTATLTSEIVTEMGNAPYGTPWADALFFMAFLLLLISLGLILAVRALGRRAAYASGRG; encoded by the coding sequence GTGAACACGCACGCGCTGGTGGGCCGCCGGCCGCCCGCCCGGGCCGGAGCGGCCCACGCCTGGGACCGGCTGAACCGCGCCCTGTTCGTCTTCAGCGCGGCCGCCGTGGCGCTGACGGTGTTCGCCATCATCCTCTTCCTGGGGCTCCAGGGGCTGGCGGCCTTCCGGTCGATCAGCCCCCTGGAGTTCTTCCTCTCGACCCGCTGGCAGCCGCCGGAGCAGTACGGTGCCGCCACGTTCATCGTCGGCTCCCTGGCGGTCACCGCCCTGGCGCTGCTCGTGGGGGCTCCGCTCGGGCTCGCCGGCGCCATCGTGCTCTCGGAGCTTGCCGGGCCCCGGCTGCGGGCCGTGCTGCGCCCGGCCGTCGACCTGTTCGTGGGCATCCCGTCCGTCGTCTACGGCTGGATCGGCCTCACCATCTTCGTGCCCTTCATCCGGGACCGGCTCGCCGGCGGCGGCTCGGGCTTCGGCCTCCTGGCCGCCGGGGTGATCCTCGGCATCATGATCCTCCCCACGGTCATCGGCATCGCCGAGGACGCGCTGCGGGCGGTTCCGCGCCCGCTGGTGGAGGGATCGCTGGCCCTGGGCGCCACCCGCTGGCAGACCATCTGGCGGGTGCTCGTCCCGGCCGCCCGCCCCGGCATCCTCGCCGGCATCATCCTGGCGATGGCGCGCGCGATCGGCGAGACCATGGCGGTGCAGATGGTGATCGGCAACAGCCCGCGCCTCCCCGTGAGCCTCTGGACGCCGACGGCGACCCTCACGAGCGAGATCGTCACGGAGATGGGGAACGCCCCCTACGGGACCCCGTGGGCGGACGCCCTGTTCTTCATGGCCTTCCTGCTCCTCCTCATCTCCCTGGGGCTCATCCTCGCCGTGCGGGCGCTGGGCCGGCGCGCGGCGTACGCGTCGGGAAGGGGGTAG
- a CDS encoding phosphate ABC transporter substrate-binding protein has protein sequence MRVHGRRHVGVVVAALLVFTVTACARRGAQTPPAPGGEGGGGAVSGKVTAAGSTALLPLVQQAAEEFMQKNPGVTVNVSGGGSFTGLTQVAAGSVDIGNSDVDLPPELQGKNLVDHRVAVAPFVLVTHPGVGVTNLTKEQAKGIFTGKITNWREVGGPDQAITVVDRPRSSGSRATIQRIVLDGAEVTDRAVVQDSNGKVRATVASTPGSIGYIDAAYLDQSVKGVAFEGVEYSVDAVIRGKYPIFAYEHMFTRGEPAGATKAFIEYILSPDFQERVLPKMGFIPVSKMSR, from the coding sequence ATGCGCGTGCACGGTCGTCGACACGTCGGGGTCGTCGTGGCAGCCCTCCTGGTCTTCACCGTCACCGCCTGCGCGCGACGGGGGGCCCAGACGCCGCCCGCTCCGGGCGGGGAAGGCGGCGGGGGGGCCGTGAGCGGGAAGGTCACCGCCGCCGGCTCCACGGCCCTCCTCCCCCTGGTGCAGCAAGCCGCGGAAGAGTTCATGCAGAAGAACCCGGGCGTCACCGTGAACGTGAGCGGCGGCGGCTCGTTCACCGGCCTCACCCAGGTCGCCGCCGGGTCGGTGGACATCGGCAACTCCGACGTGGACCTGCCGCCGGAACTGCAGGGCAAGAACCTCGTCGACCACCGCGTCGCCGTCGCGCCCTTCGTTCTCGTCACCCACCCCGGCGTGGGGGTCACGAACCTGACGAAGGAACAGGCTAAGGGGATCTTCACGGGCAAGATCACGAACTGGCGCGAGGTGGGCGGGCCGGATCAGGCCATCACCGTGGTCGACCGTCCCCGCTCGTCCGGCTCCCGGGCCACGATCCAGCGGATCGTGCTGGACGGGGCGGAGGTGACCGACCGGGCCGTGGTCCAGGACTCGAACGGCAAGGTGCGGGCCACGGTGGCGAGCACGCCGGGCAGCATCGGGTACATCGACGCGGCCTACCTCGACCAGAGCGTGAAAGGGGTGGCCTTCGAGGGCGTGGAGTACTCGGTCGACGCGGTGATCCGCGGGAAGTACCCGATCTTCGCGTACGAGCACATGTTCACCCGAGGCGAGCCTGCCGGGGCCACCAAGGCCTTCATCGAATACATCCTCAGTCCGGACTTCCAGGAGCGGGTGCTTCCGAAGATGGGCTTCATCCCGGTCAGCAAGATGAGCCGCTGA
- a CDS encoding sensor histidine kinase: protein MSRSLGSRLLLTHALAGLGAAAVVAGSTLVLADVPRGDPAGRRLAAAAGASALVATAGAAALGARVARRLQGVLAEMARAVDALARGEPGRRVYADLPDAEVRSLARALNHAARRMEEHLEAAQAERDLLDTVLDQMPVGVVYVDRTGAVARSNPAADRFLGLSPADRGRHHVEALRQTALSGAVDAALGGRPARVTIRREGPPARWLEASATPGHGPGGGAILVLHDITEARRVEAVRRDLIANVSHELKTPVTAIRGFAETLLQGALEEPGDARRFVQIIDAEARRLSDLVQELLDLARLESDPQAIRPVPTDLARLVREAAARLRPRAEEAGLELAVEAPATLPAPADPRRIDQALTNLVENSVQHTPRGGRITIRAQAIPEGVHIAVIDTGTGIPPEALPRIFERFYRVERGRERTTGGTGLGLAIVKHIVEGHGGRVWAESRPGEGTAIHFVLPAAGTGQGAGVLIES, encoded by the coding sequence GTGAGCCGCTCCCTCGGGTCGCGCCTTCTCCTGACCCACGCCCTGGCGGGCCTGGGTGCCGCGGCCGTCGTCGCCGGCTCGACCCTCGTCCTGGCGGACGTCCCCCGGGGGGACCCGGCGGGGCGCCGCCTCGCCGCGGCGGCAGGCGCGTCCGCCCTGGTGGCAACCGCCGGGGCCGCGGCCCTGGGCGCGCGGGTCGCGCGCCGGCTCCAGGGGGTGCTGGCGGAGATGGCGCGCGCCGTGGACGCGCTCGCCCGGGGCGAGCCCGGGCGGCGGGTCTACGCCGACCTGCCGGACGCCGAGGTGAGGAGCCTCGCCCGGGCCCTCAACCACGCCGCGCGGCGCATGGAGGAGCACCTGGAGGCCGCCCAGGCGGAGCGGGACCTCCTCGACACCGTGCTGGACCAGATGCCCGTGGGCGTGGTGTACGTCGACCGGACCGGCGCCGTGGCCCGCTCCAACCCGGCCGCCGACCGCTTCCTGGGCCTCTCCCCTGCCGACCGGGGCCGCCATCACGTCGAGGCGCTCCGGCAGACGGCGCTTTCCGGCGCGGTCGACGCCGCCCTGGGCGGGCGCCCCGCCCGGGTGACCATCCGCCGCGAGGGCCCCCCGGCGCGCTGGCTCGAGGCCAGCGCCACCCCGGGGCACGGGCCCGGCGGCGGGGCCATCCTGGTGCTGCACGACATCACGGAGGCCCGGCGGGTCGAGGCCGTCCGCCGCGACCTCATCGCCAACGTGTCCCACGAGCTGAAGACGCCCGTCACGGCCATCCGCGGCTTCGCCGAGACGCTCCTGCAGGGAGCCCTGGAGGAGCCCGGGGACGCGCGGCGCTTCGTCCAGATCATCGATGCCGAGGCCCGGCGCCTCAGCGACCTGGTGCAGGAACTCCTCGACCTGGCCCGGCTCGAGTCGGATCCCCAGGCGATCCGGCCGGTGCCCACCGACCTGGCGCGGCTCGTCCGCGAGGCGGCCGCGCGCCTCCGGCCCCGCGCGGAGGAGGCGGGCCTCGAGCTGGCCGTGGAGGCGCCCGCCACGCTACCCGCCCCCGCCGACCCGCGCCGGATCGATCAGGCCCTGACCAACCTCGTGGAGAACAGCGTCCAGCACACCCCCCGGGGCGGGCGGATCACCATCCGGGCCCAGGCGATCCCGGAGGGGGTGCACATCGCCGTGATCGACACGGGCACGGGCATCCCACCCGAGGCCCTCCCCCGCATCTTCGAGCGGTTCTACCGGGTCGAGCGCGGGCGGGAGCGCACCACCGGCGGGACCGGGCTGGGGCTGGCGATCGTCAAGCACATCGTCGAAGGCCATGGGGGGCGGGTGTGGGCGGAGAGCCGGCCGGGGGAGGGCACCGCCATCCACTTCGTCTTGCCGGCGGCAGGCACCGGGCAGGGCGCAGGCGTCTTAATCGAATCTTAA
- a CDS encoding winged helix-turn-helix domain-containing protein, giving the protein MEDEPAIATLIEYNLRRAGFQTRVAGGGKEALAAAVADPPDLVLLDIMLPDADGRDVCRELRRRGDVPVIFLTARDAEVDRIVGLELGADDYVTKPFSPGELVARVRAVLRRAGRPAQGNPAGAGAAAAPAGGLTAGEPEALRVGELYLDRARHEARRGDRPLHLTPTEFSLLECFMTHPGIVLSREQLLDRVWGVDYFGDPRLVDVHIRHLREKIEDDPADPRWIVTVRGAGYKLREG; this is encoded by the coding sequence GTGGAGGACGAGCCCGCCATCGCCACGCTGATCGAGTACAACCTGCGGCGCGCCGGCTTCCAGACCCGGGTCGCCGGCGGCGGCAAGGAGGCGCTGGCCGCGGCCGTGGCCGACCCGCCGGACCTGGTGCTGTTGGACATCATGCTGCCGGACGCCGATGGCCGGGACGTGTGCCGGGAACTGCGCCGTCGGGGGGACGTCCCGGTCATCTTCCTCACCGCGCGCGACGCGGAGGTCGACCGCATCGTCGGCCTGGAGCTGGGGGCCGACGACTACGTCACCAAGCCCTTCAGCCCCGGCGAGCTGGTGGCGCGGGTGCGCGCCGTCCTCCGCCGGGCGGGGCGCCCGGCGCAGGGGAACCCCGCCGGCGCGGGGGCCGCCGCCGCGCCCGCCGGCGGTCTGACCGCAGGCGAACCGGAGGCCCTGCGAGTCGGCGAGCTCTACCTCGATCGGGCCCGCCACGAGGCACGCCGGGGGGACCGGCCCCTCCACCTCACCCCGACCGAGTTCTCCCTCCTCGAGTGCTTCATGACCCACCCGGGCATCGTGCTCAGCCGGGAGCAGCTCCTCGACCGGGTGTGGGGAGTGGACTACTTCGGCGACCCCCGGCTGGTCGACGTGCACATCCGCCACCTGCGCGAGAAGATCGAGGACGACCCGGCCGACCCCCGCTGGATCGTCACCGTGCGCGGCGCCGGCTACAAGCTCCGGGAGGGGTGA